One Pseudorasbora parva isolate DD20220531a chromosome 8, ASM2467924v1, whole genome shotgun sequence DNA window includes the following coding sequences:
- the mlnr gene encoding growth hormone secretagogue receptor type 1 has product MEEFMEDHHGGDSLFPTSTLIPVTTICVLLFIVGVTGNTLTILIIQRFKDMKTTTNLYLSSMAISDLVIFLSLPFDLYRLWKYIPWVFGELVCSLSHYINEACTNATILHITVLSMERYLAICFPFKAKAAITKRRVKYVILALWGFALLSAAPVFFLMGVEYENETMPDPSTRQCKHTRYAIDSGLLHTTIWVSTTYFFCPMICLLFLYGSIGRKLWKSRHELHGPNAAARQKVNRQTVKILAVVVLVFAICWLPYHIGRFLFTHVDDYHSARLSQNFNVASMVLFYLSASINPVLYNLMSNKYRSAVKHLFLFPRGGRHGPNRRHDDITACTETFNVVKETMMTRADSQEPLPF; this is encoded by the exons ATGGAGGAGTTTATGGAGGACCACCATGGCGGAGACTCTCTCTTCCCAACCTCCACCCTCATTCCTGTCACCACCATTTGCGTCCTGCTCTTCATCGTTGGCGTAACCGGCAACACCCTGACCATCCTCATTATCCAGCGCTTCAAGGACATGAAGACCACCACCAACCTGTATCTCTCCAGCATGGCCATCTCAGACCTGGTCATCTTCCTCAGCCTCCCCTTCGACCTCTACCGCCTTTGGAAGTACATACCTTGGGTCTTCGGGGAGCTGGTGTGCAGTCTCTCGCACTACATCAATGAGGCGTGCACCAACGCCACCATCCTCCACATCACAGTGCTCAGCATGGAGCGTTACCTGGCCATCTGCTTCCCTTTCAAAGCCAAAGCTGCCATCACCAAACGGAGGGTTAAGTATGTCATCTTGGCTCTGTGGGGCTTCGCCCTACTGTCGGCTGCGCCGGTGTTCTTTCTGATGGGCGTGGAGTACGAGAACGAGACGATGCCTGACCCAAGCACCCGGCAGTGCAAGCACACGCGCTACGCCATCGACTCTGGGCTGCTGCACACCACCATCTGGGTGTCCACCACCTACTTCTTCTGCCCCATGATTTGCCTACTCTTCCTGTATGGATCCATCGGCCGAAAGTTGTGGAAGAGTCGACATGAGCTTCATGGACCCAATGCGGCAGCCAGACAGAAGGTTAATAGGCAGACCGTAAAAATTCTGG CTGTTGTTGTATTGGTATTTGCCATATGCTGGCTGCCTTACCACATCGGTCGGTTCCTCTTCACACACGTTGATGACTACCACTCTGCCCGCCTCAGTCAGAACTTCAACGTGGCCTCCATGGTGCTCTTCTACCTGAGCGCCTCCATTAACCCCGTCCTCTACAACCTCATGTCCAACAAGTACCGCTCTGCCGTCAAACACCTCTTCCTGTTTCCCCGCGGGGGCCGCCACGGGCCCAACCGGAGGCATGATGACATCACCGCCTGCACGGAGACGTTTAACGTGGTCAAAGAGACCATGATGACACGGGCTGACTCTCAAGAACCCCTTCCATTTTAG